A window from Synechococcus sp. RSCCF101 encodes these proteins:
- a CDS encoding phosphoadenylyl-sulfate reductase — MSQTSLEPASLRATDEPGLGELGNLRAACEHLLGLPAEERLRWGASTFAGRFAITTSFGIQSAVSLHMASSLELDVPVLWVDTGYLPPETYRYAETLRQKLGFRLEVAQSSVSPARMEALHGRLWATGRVEDLEEYHRMRKVEPLDGLLQRLDLRCWASGVRGGQTDHRSAMKPLDRVRGRWSLRPLLDWSNRDVYYYMERHGLPQHPLFEKGYSTVGDWHSSGPDTGTASGRDTRFGGLKQECGIHLPGEMGDGI, encoded by the coding sequence ATGAGCCAGACCTCCCTGGAGCCCGCATCGCTTCGCGCCACGGATGAGCCCGGGCTGGGTGAGCTCGGCAATCTCCGCGCGGCCTGCGAGCATCTCCTGGGGCTCCCGGCCGAGGAACGCCTGCGCTGGGGCGCCAGCACCTTCGCCGGCCGCTTCGCCATCACCACCAGCTTCGGCATCCAGTCGGCCGTGTCGCTCCACATGGCCAGCAGCCTGGAGCTCGATGTTCCCGTGCTCTGGGTCGACACCGGCTACCTGCCCCCTGAGACCTACCGCTACGCCGAGACCCTCCGGCAGAAGCTGGGCTTCCGGCTCGAGGTCGCTCAGAGCTCCGTGAGCCCGGCCCGGATGGAGGCCCTGCACGGCAGGCTCTGGGCCACAGGCCGGGTGGAGGACCTTGAGGAGTACCACCGCATGCGCAAGGTCGAACCCCTGGACGGTCTGCTCCAGCGGCTCGATCTGCGCTGCTGGGCCAGCGGGGTGCGCGGCGGACAGACCGATCACCGCAGCGCGATGAAGCCGTTGGACCGTGTGCGGGGCCGATGGTCGCTGCGCCCCCTGCTCGACTGGAGCAATCGCGACGTCTACTACTACATGGAGCGTCACGGTCTGCCCCAGCATCCCCTGTTCGAGAAGGGCTATTCCACCGTCGGCGACTGGCACTCCAGCGGGCCGGACACCGGTACGGCGAGCGGTCGCGACACCCGTTTCGGTGGGCTCAAGCAGGAGTGCGGCATCCACCTTCCCGGTGAGATGGGAGACGGCATCTGA
- a CDS encoding type III pantothenate kinase, which produces MGPLPAATPLPPAHRVSTGDVPLQQLPPWIGVDRALAAWEAWRRTLEREVADPGAGPVPSPARSLLVADAGSALSLTRVQGEGHFAGGLIQAGLRMQLRALGHGTAGLPLVQGPAAEEPLAAHEWPVRTADAMLQGVLRGLAGAVQAAHQRARRQDSTCRLWLTGGDAAWIAPLLGGPDGAVPGWLIRADHLVMEGLIRLRPCCGLRG; this is translated from the coding sequence GTGGGCCCTCTGCCTGCCGCCACACCGCTGCCCCCGGCCCATCGGGTCAGCACCGGGGACGTGCCGCTGCAGCAGCTGCCGCCCTGGATCGGGGTGGACCGGGCTCTGGCCGCCTGGGAGGCCTGGCGGCGCACGCTGGAGCGTGAGGTCGCGGATCCCGGGGCGGGCCCTGTTCCATCGCCCGCCCGATCGCTGCTTGTGGCGGATGCCGGCTCGGCCCTCAGCCTCACGCGTGTGCAGGGCGAGGGGCATTTCGCCGGGGGGCTGATCCAGGCCGGGCTGCGGATGCAGCTCCGGGCCCTCGGCCACGGCACCGCCGGGCTGCCGCTGGTGCAGGGGCCGGCAGCAGAGGAGCCTCTGGCTGCTCACGAGTGGCCCGTGCGGACGGCGGACGCCATGCTGCAGGGGGTTCTCCGGGGCCTGGCAGGAGCCGTGCAGGCCGCCCACCAGCGCGCCCGCCGGCAGGACAGCACCTGCCGCCTCTGGCTCACCGGCGGCGATGCCGCATGGATCGCACCGCTGCTCGGCGGCCCTGACGGCGCGGTTCCGGGTTGGCTGATCCGGGCGGATCACCTGGTGATGGAGGGTCTGATCCGGCTGCGTCCGTGTTGTGGCTTGCGGGGCTGA
- the bcp gene encoding thioredoxin-dependent thiol peroxidase, which translates to MELQIGDPAPAFSLPDQSGTAISLESLKGQRVVIYFYPKDDTPGCTKEACNFRDQWGLFERHGIAVLGISKDGAASHEKFINKYDLPFTLLSDPEPCPVATAYGSYGLKKFMGREFMGMMRHTFVIDADGAIERIYRKVKAAEMADQILSDLGLS; encoded by the coding sequence ATGGAGCTGCAGATCGGCGATCCGGCACCGGCTTTCAGCCTGCCCGATCAGAGCGGCACGGCCATCAGCCTTGAATCGCTGAAAGGCCAGCGTGTGGTGATCTACTTCTATCCGAAGGACGACACCCCCGGCTGCACCAAGGAAGCCTGCAATTTCCGCGATCAGTGGGGCCTGTTCGAACGCCATGGCATCGCGGTGCTGGGCATCAGCAAGGACGGCGCCGCCAGCCACGAGAAGTTCATCAACAAGTACGACCTGCCCTTCACCCTCCTCAGCGACCCGGAGCCCTGCCCGGTGGCCACGGCCTACGGCAGCTACGGCCTGAAGAAGTTCATGGGCCGTGAGTTCATGGGGATGATGCGCCACACCTTCGTGATCGATGCCGACGGAGCGATCGAGCGCATCTACCGCAAGGTGAAGGCCGCCGAGATGGCCGATCAGATCCTCAGCGACCTCGGCCTGAGCTGA